The proteins below come from a single Oerskovia jenensis genomic window:
- a CDS encoding DNRLRE domain-containing protein, protein MAFLVSFSGVPGAWRAGVATTAGLVAVAVGSVGLPAAAAEPAAPAAAAAPAAAPVPRTAPDGASAMVNARLADDRVEDLSQRTESSSTFALPDGTWQTAMSLSPVWVRTGGDGTTEDDWAPLDADLRDSQDGLLRPVAHPGAVTLSGGGAPDAEGDSVVATLTDPVTGVTSELTYPGDLPKPTISGPRATYVGVGPGIDMVVDVTGSGVEQFFVLHEAPADPAALGLPVGLSAEGATAAEGAEGIVDLTTPSGEVAATVADPLMWDATYDEQLAHPVTEKWSIEDEAPLWAGALAELEALEKEEPDAEADTDSGESEQKAAPADLGVVAEVPTTVTTQDSAAQLTLTPGAEFLASEDVVYPVVIDPAVNLALPWDTRVQTDATLEQSNDVELRVGTWNGTVVARSFMNVNTGAIKGKKITAASLNLWMFHSYSCTPRSWEVWSTGLADGTTVWTKQPAWGTKYATSTVTKGHSTPCADGWAEVDIKNLAQAWADNAPVVQGLGLRSTSETDKLGWKRFNSTNAATGKPTIVVTYGGQPDTPSHAYLGGGQFQWYRDPAGTKHLYMKTAKPTLSAKVTDPDGGQVTGRFSMLSGTTPVWDKVAGTTVASGAKSVFTPSASTPALTEGGTYTQQVWADDGTQLSRVMQPWTFVVDTTAPAKPALTASGYTDGQWKDAVPAENTFTFSTTATDVPSFEYSLDGGAWTQVAASGATPTATLAWNPTSGGHTFAVRAIDKAGWASPVSTFSFGAGGVALAAPSSGLKSTDAFQVKASAPPAGGGTVTPSIWWRVAGSAEPTDFDPAKGSTTGWTKAKDLPAIAAGAEAAVKTDWSAASAAKSIGKDRVPLLLDTQVCFTYSATGAVRCTWTNDPAGRSSVVRVPHAFGDSYPTAEAGPGQVALWTGEFNTSATDVSVPGYVGDLSLSRTYSSQAGTDDTSVFGPGWRASFDGTDIGIAGFEVVDGTDVDGTVSLVDGEGGAMVFRQPGGTQVAMKIGEYTPADEDTTTSGAKLALAGAGSSATLTFTQDDGTVTTFTFSDAVGGKRIWLPTSVTEPGAAGKTTFTRDAATKNITRILAPVPPGVSCPATGPLNPGCRAISISYGTTTAGPEVAGQVKSVSYEAFNPDKAGGAGMDSVVVATYAYDAAKRLAKVNDPRNGLSAAYEYAGTSTSGQPLLTKVTPSGLAPITLAYGTSSQDTSALLTVDRAPATAGGNATRLARFVYGIDPGATNTALPALKAADVAAWGQPKAPTYGAAVFSADRQQVAGSSPGDVAAADWPFADLQYTDADGRVVNTAAHGAGDWQVTADRFDAGGRVIHQLDQRATAQLRSIATTGAPSAAVVDSYATITRYNADITAPAAITHDGGTIAAGTVLTPAGTLVTDVWEPARETNNGLVRKHTRTDYDEGAPNSGVNPKTGLAYRLPTTTTVTEASDLTGSADVTVPVATGEPVVSQASAGYDAIDGKPTTDPTSGWYLGQATRATTVMGAGVADIVASTRYDAEGKVVEARRPGSNGSDTGTKLSGYYTAGAQTGVFAACGAKPEWAGLPCATRTAESATTLPVESTTRYSMYLAVREAVETHGGATRTSTTEYDAAGRPTLARTAATGLAGSTPVADTRTVYDPATGLASAVASLDAAGNETARIETGYDRWGRGTTYKAADGATTTTTFDAAGRVATVADPLRTVQYGYDSDTEHRGFPTSVTIPGTGTFTATYDATGSMVSQSLLGRATQRVTYDRAGEVTGLDYTSPVGSAEVSLLSWDLVSDVLGRTTSTTSTAPSGRERVQKYAFDRAERLVGVEDTSDATCTTRTYGFDERGNRLNQTSATRGAACDSPTTATTTKTWAFDRADRVQSGATVNGAASGTGYVYDQLGRQTNMPAVDSPQGVGAGDLTVGYYDTDAARSLTQNGQTTTYALDPAGRRATATTTGTGAGTLVRHYTDTSDNPGYAVKTTGTGTPVTTWFGASLGGDLGVEITGDVASLTLADPLGSVATQVAIPAAGQALQIGSVGAYDEYGNVLANVNQTGAVNYGWLGAKERALDSTGLTLMGARLYNPGSGLFTSVDPVEGGNTTAYAYPQDPISKNDISGLRSGKQRSSPRAYTDAEAKAAALKAAGVGSYSRSDYAAYKQKKKYNDKISGSANVQKRAERGKSQSSGGSRGKNGPKTTLQFRGGGFGSGRGGAGGLGGLGAGGGARNLFR, encoded by the coding sequence GTGGCCTTTCTCGTGTCCTTCTCTGGAGTGCCCGGTGCGTGGCGGGCGGGTGTCGCGACCACGGCCGGGCTCGTCGCGGTGGCCGTCGGTTCGGTGGGCCTGCCGGCGGCGGCCGCCGAACCGGCTGCTCCGGCAGCCGCTGCGGCGCCCGCTGCGGCGCCCGTTCCCCGCACCGCGCCGGACGGCGCCTCGGCCATGGTGAACGCTCGCCTGGCGGACGACCGGGTCGAGGACCTGTCGCAGCGCACCGAGTCCTCGTCGACGTTCGCGCTGCCCGACGGCACCTGGCAGACCGCGATGTCGCTGTCTCCCGTGTGGGTCCGCACGGGTGGTGACGGGACCACGGAGGACGACTGGGCTCCGCTCGACGCAGACCTGCGCGATTCGCAGGACGGGCTGCTGCGCCCCGTCGCGCACCCGGGGGCCGTGACGCTCTCGGGTGGCGGCGCCCCGGACGCCGAGGGCGACTCGGTCGTCGCGACCCTGACCGACCCCGTGACCGGCGTGACCAGCGAGCTCACCTACCCAGGAGACCTGCCCAAGCCCACGATCAGCGGCCCGCGCGCGACCTACGTGGGCGTCGGGCCCGGGATCGACATGGTCGTCGACGTGACGGGCAGCGGGGTCGAGCAGTTCTTCGTCCTGCACGAGGCCCCCGCCGACCCGGCGGCCCTCGGGCTCCCGGTCGGGCTCTCGGCCGAGGGAGCGACGGCCGCGGAGGGCGCCGAGGGCATCGTGGACCTGACGACGCCGAGCGGCGAGGTGGCCGCGACGGTCGCCGACCCGCTCATGTGGGACGCGACGTACGACGAGCAGCTCGCCCACCCGGTGACCGAGAAGTGGTCGATCGAGGACGAGGCGCCGCTGTGGGCCGGGGCGCTCGCCGAGCTCGAAGCGCTCGAGAAGGAGGAGCCGGACGCCGAGGCCGACACTGACTCCGGTGAGTCCGAGCAGAAGGCCGCGCCCGCCGACCTGGGTGTCGTCGCCGAGGTGCCGACGACGGTCACTACGCAGGACTCCGCGGCGCAGCTCACGCTGACCCCCGGAGCAGAGTTCCTCGCGAGTGAGGACGTCGTCTACCCCGTGGTCATCGACCCCGCGGTCAACCTGGCGCTGCCCTGGGACACCCGGGTGCAGACCGATGCGACCCTCGAGCAGTCCAACGACGTCGAGCTCCGTGTCGGCACGTGGAACGGCACCGTGGTCGCGCGCTCGTTCATGAACGTGAACACGGGTGCCATCAAGGGCAAGAAGATCACCGCGGCCTCGCTCAACCTGTGGATGTTCCACTCGTACTCGTGCACCCCGCGTTCGTGGGAGGTGTGGTCCACGGGGCTCGCCGACGGCACGACGGTCTGGACCAAGCAGCCCGCCTGGGGCACCAAGTACGCGACCTCGACGGTGACCAAGGGCCACTCGACGCCGTGCGCCGACGGGTGGGCCGAGGTCGACATCAAGAACCTCGCCCAGGCGTGGGCGGACAACGCGCCCGTCGTGCAGGGCCTAGGTCTGCGCTCGACGTCGGAGACGGACAAGCTCGGCTGGAAGCGGTTCAACTCGACCAACGCCGCCACGGGCAAGCCGACGATCGTGGTCACCTACGGCGGCCAGCCCGACACCCCGTCGCACGCCTACCTCGGTGGCGGGCAGTTCCAGTGGTACCGCGACCCCGCAGGGACCAAGCACCTCTACATGAAGACGGCCAAGCCCACGCTGTCGGCCAAGGTGACCGACCCCGACGGCGGGCAGGTCACCGGGCGCTTCAGCATGCTCTCGGGCACGACGCCCGTGTGGGACAAGGTCGCCGGGACCACCGTCGCGTCCGGCGCGAAGTCCGTCTTCACGCCCTCAGCGAGCACCCCGGCGCTCACCGAGGGCGGGACGTACACGCAACAGGTCTGGGCCGACGACGGCACACAGCTCTCCCGGGTGATGCAGCCCTGGACGTTCGTCGTCGACACGACGGCCCCCGCGAAGCCGGCGCTCACCGCGAGCGGCTACACCGACGGGCAGTGGAAGGACGCCGTCCCGGCAGAGAACACGTTCACCTTCTCCACGACCGCGACCGACGTGCCCTCCTTCGAGTACTCGCTCGACGGCGGCGCCTGGACGCAGGTCGCGGCATCGGGCGCGACCCCGACCGCGACGCTCGCGTGGAACCCCACGAGCGGCGGGCACACGTTCGCCGTGCGCGCGATCGACAAGGCCGGCTGGGCCTCGCCCGTGAGCACGTTCAGCTTCGGCGCGGGAGGCGTGGCACTCGCAGCCCCGTCGTCGGGCCTGAAGTCGACCGACGCCTTCCAGGTCAAGGCGAGCGCACCGCCTGCGGGCGGGGGGACGGTCACCCCGTCGATCTGGTGGCGAGTTGCCGGGAGCGCTGAGCCGACGGACTTCGACCCGGCCAAGGGCTCGACCACGGGCTGGACCAAGGCCAAGGACCTGCCCGCCATCGCCGCGGGCGCCGAGGCGGCCGTGAAGACCGACTGGTCCGCCGCGTCCGCCGCGAAGAGCATCGGCAAGGACCGTGTGCCGCTCTTGCTCGACACGCAGGTCTGCTTCACCTACTCCGCGACCGGAGCAGTGCGCTGCACCTGGACCAACGACCCCGCGGGACGCTCGAGCGTGGTCCGCGTGCCGCACGCGTTCGGCGACAGCTACCCGACGGCCGAGGCCGGTCCCGGCCAGGTAGCCCTGTGGACCGGTGAGTTCAACACCTCGGCGACCGACGTCTCGGTCCCCGGGTACGTGGGCGACCTCTCGCTCTCGCGCACCTACTCGTCGCAGGCAGGCACCGACGACACCTCGGTCTTCGGCCCTGGGTGGCGAGCCTCGTTCGACGGCACGGACATCGGCATCGCGGGCTTCGAGGTCGTGGACGGCACCGACGTCGACGGCACCGTCTCGCTCGTCGACGGCGAGGGAGGCGCCATGGTGTTCCGCCAGCCGGGCGGCACGCAGGTCGCGATGAAGATCGGTGAGTACACGCCCGCCGACGAGGACACCACCACGAGCGGCGCCAAGCTGGCGCTGGCCGGCGCCGGGTCGTCCGCGACCCTCACGTTCACGCAGGACGACGGGACCGTCACGACGTTCACGTTCTCCGACGCGGTGGGCGGCAAGCGGATCTGGCTGCCGACCTCGGTCACCGAGCCGGGCGCGGCCGGGAAGACGACGTTCACGCGGGACGCCGCGACCAAGAACATCACGCGCATCCTCGCGCCCGTGCCGCCCGGGGTCTCGTGCCCAGCGACGGGCCCGCTCAACCCCGGCTGCCGGGCCATCTCGATCTCCTACGGCACGACGACGGCGGGCCCCGAGGTCGCGGGTCAGGTCAAGTCCGTGAGCTACGAGGCGTTCAACCCGGACAAGGCCGGGGGAGCGGGCATGGACTCCGTGGTCGTCGCGACCTACGCGTACGACGCCGCCAAGCGCCTCGCGAAGGTGAACGACCCGCGCAACGGGCTGAGTGCCGCATACGAGTACGCGGGTACCTCGACCTCGGGCCAGCCTCTCCTGACCAAGGTCACACCGTCTGGGCTCGCGCCGATCACGCTCGCCTACGGGACCTCCTCGCAGGACACCTCGGCGCTGCTCACCGTGGACCGGGCACCGGCCACGGCCGGTGGCAACGCGACGCGTCTGGCCCGGTTCGTCTACGGGATCGACCCGGGTGCGACGAACACCGCGCTGCCCGCGCTCAAGGCCGCCGACGTGGCGGCCTGGGGGCAGCCCAAGGCGCCGACGTACGGTGCGGCCGTGTTCTCGGCCGACCGCCAGCAGGTCGCGGGGTCTTCGCCAGGTGACGTCGCGGCCGCCGACTGGCCGTTCGCCGACCTGCAGTACACCGACGCCGACGGCCGCGTGGTCAACACCGCTGCGCACGGTGCCGGGGACTGGCAGGTCACCGCCGACCGCTTCGACGCGGGCGGCCGGGTGATCCACCAGCTCGACCAGCGCGCCACGGCGCAGCTGCGGTCGATCGCGACCACGGGCGCCCCCTCGGCCGCGGTGGTCGACTCGTACGCGACCATCACGCGCTACAACGCCGACATCACGGCGCCCGCCGCGATCACGCACGACGGCGGCACCATCGCCGCGGGTACGGTCCTCACCCCGGCGGGCACTCTCGTGACCGACGTGTGGGAGCCCGCGCGCGAGACCAACAACGGGTTGGTGCGCAAGCACACGCGCACTGATTACGACGAGGGCGCGCCCAACTCCGGCGTCAACCCCAAGACCGGCCTGGCTTACCGCCTGCCCACCACCACGACCGTGACCGAGGCCAGTGACCTCACGGGATCCGCCGACGTCACCGTCCCGGTCGCGACCGGCGAGCCGGTCGTGTCGCAGGCCAGCGCAGGGTACGACGCGATCGACGGCAAGCCCACGACCGACCCGACCTCGGGCTGGTACCTCGGGCAGGCCACGCGCGCGACGACCGTCATGGGCGCCGGGGTGGCGGACATCGTCGCGAGCACCCGGTACGACGCCGAGGGCAAGGTCGTCGAGGCCCGCCGACCCGGTTCGAACGGGAGCGACACGGGCACGAAGCTCTCGGGCTACTACACGGCAGGAGCGCAGACCGGCGTGTTCGCTGCGTGCGGCGCCAAGCCCGAGTGGGCAGGGCTCCCGTGCGCGACGCGCACCGCGGAGAGCGCCACGACGCTGCCAGTCGAGAGCACGACCCGCTACTCGATGTACCTCGCGGTGCGCGAGGCCGTCGAGACGCACGGTGGAGCGACACGCACCTCGACCACGGAGTACGACGCCGCAGGTCGCCCTACCCTCGCCCGCACCGCGGCGACGGGGCTGGCCGGTTCGACGCCCGTCGCGGACACCCGCACGGTTTACGATCCGGCCACGGGCCTCGCCTCTGCGGTGGCGTCGCTCGACGCCGCGGGCAACGAGACCGCGCGCATCGAGACCGGGTACGACAGGTGGGGTCGCGGCACGACCTACAAGGCCGCGGACGGCGCCACGACGACCACGACGTTCGACGCCGCGGGGCGCGTGGCCACGGTCGCGGACCCGCTCCGCACCGTCCAGTACGGCTACGACTCGGACACCGAGCACCGGGGCTTCCCGACGTCGGTCACGATCCCCGGGACCGGGACCTTCACGGCGACATACGACGCGACCGGCTCGATGGTCAGCCAGTCCCTCCTGGGTCGCGCCACGCAGCGCGTGACGTACGACCGGGCCGGTGAGGTCACGGGGCTCGACTACACCTCGCCCGTGGGGAGCGCCGAGGTCTCGCTCCTGTCCTGGGACCTCGTGTCGGACGTCCTGGGGCGGACCACGAGCACGACGAGCACCGCGCCGTCGGGCCGCGAGCGGGTGCAGAAGTACGCCTTCGACCGCGCCGAGCGGCTCGTCGGGGTCGAGGACACGTCGGACGCGACCTGCACGACCCGGACCTACGGTTTCGACGAGCGCGGCAACCGCCTGAACCAGACCAGCGCGACGCGTGGCGCGGCCTGCGACTCGCCAACCACCGCGACGACGACCAAGACCTGGGCGTTCGACCGGGCCGACCGTGTCCAGTCGGGCGCGACCGTCAACGGCGCCGCGTCGGGGACGGGGTACGTCTACGACCAGCTCGGTCGCCAGACCAACATGCCCGCAGTCGACTCCCCGCAGGGAGTGGGCGCTGGTGACCTGACGGTCGGCTACTACGACACCGACGCCGCGAGGTCCCTGACCCAGAACGGGCAGACGACCACGTACGCGCTCGACCCCGCGGGTCGGCGGGCGACCGCCACCACGACGGGCACCGGGGCGGGCACGCTGGTGCGGCACTACACCGACACGTCCGACAACCCCGGGTACGCGGTCAAGACCACAGGCACGGGTACGCCGGTCACGACCTGGTTCGGGGCGTCGCTCGGCGGTGACCTGGGGGTCGAGATCACCGGGGATGTCGCCTCCTTGACGCTCGCGGACCCGTTGGGGTCGGTCGCGACGCAGGTCGCGATCCCGGCTGCCGGGCAGGCACTGCAGATCGGCTCCGTGGGCGCCTACGACGAGTACGGCAACGTGCTCGCGAACGTGAACCAGACCGGGGCCGTGAACTACGGTTGGCTCGGTGCCAAGGAGCGAGCTCTCGACTCCACTGGGCTGACCCTCATGGGGGCCCGGCTCTACAACCCGGGCAGCGGGCTCTTCACGAGCGTCGACCCGGTCGAGGGTGGCAACACCACCGCCTACGCCTACCCGCAAGACCCAATTTCTAAGAATGACATTTCTGGACTCCGGAGCGGCAAGCAGCGCTCATCGCCCCGCGCCTACACCGACGCAGAAGCAAAAGCGGCAGCGCTTAAGGCCGCGGGGGTTGGGAGCTACAGCCGCTCAGACTATGCCGCTTACAAGCAAAAGAAGAAGTACAATGACAAAATCTCAGGATCGGCCAACGTCCAAAAGCGGGCCGAAAGAGGTAAGAGTCAGAGTTCAGGGGGCTCACGAGGGAAGAATGGACCCAAAACCACCCTGCAGTTCCGCGGCGGCGGCTTCGGCAGCGGGCGAGGCGGCGCGGGCGGATTGGGAGGTTTGGGGGCTGGCGGCGGCGCGCGCAACTTGTTCCGGTAA
- a CDS encoding DUF2283 domain-containing protein, which translates to MIEIDPEVDAAYITLQPIAEGAAVRQIVVEDARLSGEVVLDLDADGRLVGIELIGYRSLLDGAGD; encoded by the coding sequence ATGATCGAGATCGACCCAGAGGTGGACGCTGCGTACATCACGCTGCAGCCCATCGCTGAAGGGGCCGCGGTACGGCAGATCGTCGTGGAGGACGCGCGACTGTCGGGGGAGGTCGTCCTCGACCTCGACGCGGACGGGCGCCTGGTGGGAATCGAGCTCATCGGCTACCGGAGCTTGCTGGACGGCGCAGGCGACTGA
- a CDS encoding MarC family protein translates to MNDIMDLRLFTEVFITLFVIMDPPGTVPIFLGLTSAMGAKQRNQAARTAILVAFGVIVSFAVFGQQILNYMGISLPALKASGGLLLLLVAMELLTGKMEEPTPSGNKGVNVALVPLGTPLLAGPGAIVATMVFVQRADGSAADWVAIAAGVVAVHLTLFLAMRFANVIHRVLGDSGTILVTRIAGLLLAAIAVQLVADAVTAFVQMAN, encoded by the coding sequence GTGAACGACATCATGGACCTGCGCCTCTTCACCGAGGTGTTCATCACGCTGTTCGTGATCATGGACCCTCCCGGGACGGTCCCCATCTTCCTGGGACTGACCAGCGCCATGGGCGCCAAGCAACGCAACCAGGCAGCCCGGACGGCGATCCTCGTCGCGTTCGGCGTGATCGTGTCGTTCGCGGTCTTCGGCCAGCAGATCCTCAACTACATGGGCATCTCGCTCCCGGCGCTCAAGGCGTCCGGCGGCCTGCTGCTCCTGCTGGTCGCGATGGAGCTGCTGACAGGCAAGATGGAGGAGCCGACGCCGTCGGGCAACAAGGGCGTCAACGTCGCCCTCGTCCCGCTCGGCACCCCGCTCCTGGCCGGGCCCGGTGCGATCGTCGCGACCATGGTCTTCGTCCAGCGCGCCGACGGGTCCGCCGCGGACTGGGTCGCGATCGCGGCCGGCGTCGTCGCCGTGCACCTCACGCTGTTCCTGGCGATGCGCTTCGCGAACGTCATCCACCGCGTCCTGGGCGACTCGGGCACGATCCTCGTGACCCGCATCGCGGGCCTGCTCCTCGCGGCCATCGCGGTGCAGCTCGTCGCGGACGCCGTCACGGCGTTCGTGCAGATGGCGAACTAG
- a CDS encoding PHP domain-containing protein, translated as MRIDLHTHSTASDGTDAPARVVADAAAAGLDVVALTDHDTTAGWADAARAATRNGIALVRGAEISARAGHVSVHLLSYLHDPTHPDLLAETERTREDRISRARRMVERIGEDYPLTWEDVLSQTQEGTTIGRPHIADALVATGQVSDRSAAFATILHPGTGYYVPHYAPDVLDAVRAVRAAGGVPVFAHPGADGRGRVVPDVVIEQMADAGLLGLEVHHRDHSAQQVARLEDIAHTLGLLVTGSSDYHGAGKPNRLGENTTAPRVLETIEELGTLDVIR; from the coding sequence GTGCGCATCGACCTCCACACCCACTCCACGGCGTCCGACGGGACCGATGCTCCGGCGCGCGTCGTGGCGGACGCAGCCGCCGCAGGGCTCGACGTCGTCGCCCTGACCGACCACGACACGACGGCCGGCTGGGCCGACGCCGCGCGAGCGGCCACCCGCAACGGCATCGCGCTGGTGCGGGGCGCAGAGATCTCGGCCCGCGCCGGGCACGTCTCGGTGCACCTCCTGAGCTACCTGCACGACCCCACCCACCCCGACCTCCTGGCCGAGACCGAGCGCACGCGCGAGGACCGCATCTCGCGCGCGCGGCGCATGGTCGAGCGGATCGGCGAGGACTACCCGCTCACGTGGGAAGATGTCCTGTCGCAGACGCAGGAGGGGACCACGATCGGGCGGCCGCACATCGCGGACGCCCTGGTGGCCACCGGCCAGGTCAGCGACCGCTCGGCGGCATTCGCCACGATCCTGCACCCCGGCACCGGTTACTACGTGCCGCACTACGCACCCGACGTCCTGGACGCCGTGCGCGCCGTGCGCGCGGCGGGCGGCGTGCCCGTCTTCGCCCACCCGGGCGCCGACGGACGAGGACGCGTGGTGCCGGACGTGGTCATCGAGCAGATGGCCGACGCAGGACTGCTGGGGCTCGAGGTGCACCACCGCGACCACAGCGCACAGCAAGTTGCCCGCCTCGAGGACATCGCCCACACCCTGGGCCTGCTCGTGACGGGTTCGAGCGACTACCACGGGGCCGGCAAACCGAACCGGCTCGGCGAGAACACGACAGCACCACGAGTGCTGGAGACGATCGAGGAGCTAGGCACGTTGGACGTGATCCGATGA
- a CDS encoding Lrp/AsnC family transcriptional regulator encodes MDDIDRQILAELQQDGRLTLTELAERVRLSVSPCHRRLRALERSGVVSGYRAHLDAASVGLTFEALLFVTMQSATRDTLEAFETAVVEVPNVLQAQRLFGDPDYLLRVVASDLQGFQVLYDERLSTLPGVMRLSSTLVMKSVVEDRPLPL; translated from the coding sequence ATGGACGACATCGACCGGCAGATCCTTGCCGAGCTGCAGCAGGACGGCCGCCTCACGCTGACCGAGCTCGCCGAACGGGTCCGCCTCAGCGTCTCGCCGTGCCACCGGCGGCTCCGCGCGCTCGAACGCTCCGGGGTCGTCAGCGGCTACCGCGCGCATCTCGACGCGGCCTCGGTCGGGCTGACCTTCGAGGCGCTCCTCTTCGTGACCATGCAGTCGGCGACCCGGGACACGCTCGAGGCGTTCGAGACCGCGGTCGTCGAGGTTCCGAACGTCCTGCAGGCCCAGCGGCTCTTCGGGGACCCCGACTACCTGCTGCGCGTCGTGGCGAGCGACCTCCAGGGTTTCCAGGTGCTCTACGACGAGCGGCTCTCGACCCTGCCCGGCGTGATGCGCCTGAGCTCGACCCTCGTCATGAAGAGCGTCGTCGAGGACCGACCTCTGCCGCTCTAG
- a CDS encoding LysE family translocator: MSVATIATFWLVSLLFVVTPGADWAYAITAGLRHRSVLPAVGGMLAGHLATALVVAAGVGVLVSRSPALLTVLTLVGAAYIGWLGVTTLVRPGGPVTAGDDVAGSWVRQAAKGLGTSGLNPKVLLLFLALLPQFTDPAGRWPVGAQIAVLGAVHMVGCAVVYLLVAFGARHVLRSRPGASQVVTRLSGVAMLLIGAALVLDQVVG, translated from the coding sequence ATGTCCGTCGCCACGATCGCCACGTTCTGGCTGGTGTCGCTGCTCTTCGTCGTGACGCCCGGCGCCGACTGGGCGTACGCGATCACGGCCGGCCTGCGGCACCGGTCCGTCCTGCCCGCGGTGGGCGGGATGCTCGCCGGGCACCTCGCCACGGCGCTCGTGGTCGCGGCGGGGGTCGGCGTCCTGGTGTCCCGCTCCCCCGCCCTGCTCACGGTCCTGACGCTGGTGGGCGCGGCGTACATCGGGTGGCTCGGCGTGACGACGCTCGTCCGTCCGGGCGGACCCGTCACGGCGGGGGACGACGTCGCCGGGTCGTGGGTGCGTCAGGCCGCGAAGGGCCTCGGGACGAGCGGGCTCAACCCCAAGGTCCTGCTGCTGTTCCTGGCGCTGCTGCCGCAGTTCACCGACCCCGCGGGTCGCTGGCCGGTCGGCGCGCAGATCGCCGTGCTGGGCGCGGTGCACATGGTGGGCTGTGCGGTGGTCTACCTCCTCGTGGCCTTCGGGGCCCGCCACGTCCTGCGTTCCCGGCCGGGCGCGTCGCAGGTCGTCACGCGGCTCTCGGGCGTCGCGATGCTCCTGATCGGCGCCGCACTGGTCCTCGACCAGGTGGTCGGCTGA
- a CDS encoding aldo/keto reductase, whose translation METRTLGRGLEVSALGLGCMGMSQSYGPNPGDRDEMIAVLRGAVERGVTFFDTAEVYGPYVNEELVGEALEPLRDQVVLATKFGFDIRDGRSIGVDSRPEQIRRVADASLQRLRTDRIDLFYQHRVDPGVPIEDVAGAVAELVAEGKVAHFGLSEAGAGTIRRAHAVHPVTALQSEYSLWTREIEREILPTLDELGISLVPFSPLGKGFLTGTVDASTEFTDGDVRTLIPRFTEENRAANQALVDLVTEVAAVHRATPAQVALAWLLAQRPDLVPIPGTRRLPRIEENLGATTLDLTAADLTSLGEAAARLGVAGARYNEAMQRMTGL comes from the coding sequence ATGGAGACACGGACGCTCGGACGAGGGCTCGAGGTCTCGGCCCTCGGGCTGGGATGCATGGGCATGAGCCAGAGCTACGGACCCAACCCGGGTGACCGCGACGAGATGATCGCGGTGCTGCGCGGGGCGGTCGAGCGCGGTGTCACGTTCTTCGACACCGCCGAGGTGTACGGCCCGTACGTCAACGAGGAGCTCGTGGGCGAGGCGCTCGAACCCCTGCGCGACCAGGTGGTCCTCGCGACGAAGTTCGGCTTCGACATCCGCGACGGGAGGTCGATCGGCGTGGACAGCCGCCCCGAGCAGATCCGTCGCGTCGCCGACGCGTCGCTCCAGCGGCTGCGCACGGACCGGATCGACCTTTTCTACCAGCACCGGGTGGACCCGGGCGTGCCCATCGAGGACGTCGCGGGCGCGGTCGCCGAGCTCGTCGCCGAGGGCAAGGTGGCCCACTTCGGGCTCTCCGAGGCGGGGGCCGGGACGATCCGCCGGGCCCACGCGGTCCATCCCGTGACCGCGCTGCAGAGCGAGTACTCGCTGTGGACCCGGGAGATCGAGCGCGAGATCCTGCCGACCCTCGACGAGCTCGGGATCTCGCTCGTGCCGTTCAGCCCGCTCGGCAAAGGGTTCCTCACGGGCACCGTGGACGCCTCGACCGAGTTCACCGACGGCGACGTCCGGACGCTCATCCCGCGCTTCACCGAGGAGAACCGGGCCGCGAACCAGGCGCTCGTCGACCTCGTCACCGAGGTCGCGGCAGTCCACCGGGCGACTCCCGCCCAGGTCGCCCTCGCCTGGCTGCTCGCCCAGCGGCCGGACCTCGTCCCGATCCCGGGCACCCGGAGGCTGCCCCGCATCGAGGAGAACCTCGGTGCGACCACGCTCGACCTCACCGCGGCCGACCTCACGTCCCTCGGGGAGGCTGCGGCGCGCCTCGGGGTCGCCGGGGCCCGCTACAACGAGGCCATGCAGAGGATGACCGGCCTCTGA